Genomic window (Temnothorax longispinosus isolate EJ_2023e chromosome 3, Tlon_JGU_v1, whole genome shotgun sequence):
taatattaaagataacatattcaaaattgtagagaaaaatgtttataatatttttataattgttgtaGAAGCAGAACAATACCAACATCCAGAGTTAGAATAGTACCCAAAACAAAGggtaagaagaaaaaaaagagaaaacgtaTAATAGAATCTGACAATCAGAGTGAGAATGACGAAGACGATGAGCCGAAAGTTGAACAACAAAGTGAACCTAATTTACAAGACTTCAACACCACTCTAAATGAGATGGTGGACGATAATAAAcaggaaaattttgaaactgcTCCAGCTGAAGAcaacgttgaaataaaagatgaaagaTTACAAGAAGCAGCAGCTTCAGATGTTCCGATTCCACAGATCCAACCACAGCCGTCAGAAGTAGTACCGATCCAGAAAGTAAAAAAGgcaagtatattttaattaattattgtaaccATCGCAATGACACTACAGTCCAAGTCAGACTCGGACCTTCCCCAATTTGAGGTTCCAAGACAAGATTCGTTTTTTGAGAGTAGATTGTCAAACTACTGTTTAACCCCCAACCTGGAGGGCCGGTTCTCTCTCCAGATATAGAAAGATTCTCGTGTATAGTAAGATACTCTCAGTGGGTTGTTACTTTCTGAGAGCTGACGATCGAATAAAAACCGATTTTTGGTCGAATTTGAACTTGGATCTTTGATTCGTTATAGCAGCGCGCATTTTTCTGTGCCACGATCGTCACTAATTACTGTAACAGaagatttaatattgaatattattttttcaggaCATTGTGCCTAAACCAAAAAAGGCTCCTGGTATTAGACGAAAGgtatatacatttcttatcCTTATTTAATGACTAATTatgaatgttttattttcaaacaatagtagtttcattaaattttattttttacagattattTATGGCGGACTTCCAGATGAAAATAGacaagaggaagaagaaatattagGTAGACGGACTCGAGGACGAAAAATCAATTATCGAGAGGAAATGGCGTCGGATAGCGAGGAGGTGAGTGACTTCAATTTTAACGAAATTATCATGTGTATTTAAATCCTGATTCTTTTATAGGAGCTGAAAAAAGCACTGATGATGAGAAAGACTGGCGAAAGCGAAGATGAGTTTGTGGTGAACGAGGCAGACGATGTAAATGATGATGGGGAAAAGGATTCTGATTCAGGTAAcatcacatttttatattttttataaataggaAATTTACGAAATTTATCGTACCTAAATAAACCGTGGtgcaataagaaataatttgtcgtAAAATAAgctaaaagtaaattaaatgagAACGCATTTAACAAATTTCGAAGAGTATTTTAAGAGTATTGAAAGAGAAGTTTTGTACGAGAAAGCTTTAGTTTATACTTCTAAAATTCGTTTTTCCTACGAGATTATTCTATactgaatttattatatataatttactaaatattttatataatatacaaatataagtaacaattattgtatatttatagacATTGATTAAATGTTTTAGGAGATGTTTATATTCCTAAGAAGGATGCCTTGAAATTTAAGACCAAGTCACCGAAAGCAAAAAAGTCACGTAATAACAAGAGCCCTGCAGCCAAACGTAAATCGTTATCCGATGACGTACCAAAACAACGGAAAAAACCCGGGCCGAAACCGGGAAGCAAAAACAGAGGACGTAAACAAAAGTTGAGGGATGATCTTGACGGGGACATGATTGGTGGAGTTATGGATAATCCAATTGGTGATATAGCATCTAAAATAGATGAGAATCTTCCAGATAACGTTGGACTGACAGGCACGACCATGTCGGTAGCGAGTTCGTTTACCGGAGACGTTCCCGAGGGTTCGCTGACGGGTCTTGGTGCCGGGGAGCTGGCCGATCTGGACGACGAGCAGCTCGAACAGATGATGGATGAGGAGTACGGACGGCGGCAGCTAGAGCTCGCGGCAATTGAAAtagcgaagaaaaagaaaaaagaggagcgAGAAGCTAAGAAGTTAGAGAAAGCACGTTTGAAGGCTCTGGAGATATTGGCAGCGGAGAGCCAGAGAGATCCTAACGCACCCGAGGGAACGGACGGTGAGGCGcccaagaagaagaagcgtgGACGTCGCAGCAAGGCCGAGATACTCGCTGAACAGATGCGCAGGGATGGTACGCAGAATCTGGGCATCGCATCGTCAGTTATCAGTGCGGTGGGCACGCCGGATGGCGTGAGTAATATGTCGCACAACATAAGTCCTGCTACTTTATCTACGGGTCTGACGCCGGAAAGTGACAGGAGCATTGAAAGGGGACACATGCCTCTTATGACCGGACAGGACGGACAGCTTTTCAACCCGGATGGCACCCCGATGAAACCGAAACGACGAGGACGTGGCAAAGGCAAGAAGACTCTTGCGTTGGAGGCGGCTAGAGCCGCGGAAGCGGCGGCTAAGGCCGCGGCCGAAGCCGGTTTGATTGCCGGCATGGGTACTGACTCAAATTCAGACATGAAACAGAACGATATACCGAACGTTCTTCCTACTCCAGGTAGCAGTACATCTGGCTCGGCGCCTTCCACACCACCGGCGAGTGCCGTGCCGACACCGGGACCTCCGTCGACGCAGCCGTCGAACTCACAGCCGGTCTATCCAGCGCTACCACCCGGTCAACAGTCTTCCGTCATCACGAGGATGCTTCAGTCCCAACCGGTATCCAGCACTCCACAGTCGTTCACTGCAGCGGCGGCCGCGATGGGTCACAAGTATTTCGGCGGGCCCAACGCTGGCGGGCAGATGATGGGCGGTCCACGAACGGGGTACGAGATACAGCCACGTGCCAGAATCCCGTCTCCTTACAGGCAGGCGGGTCAGTCGTCCATACCACCGCATTTTGCCGCGGTCAGATCGGGGACGCCACCGATGCGTATGCGAGTACCCGGGCCGCAGATGTATCACACGCCACACCATCCGATGGACCCGTCCCCGTCGGGCGGCGGACCGATTTCCATTAGTAATAGAGATCGCAGTTCGCCCTTGACGCCTGGCGGACCGGCGATGATTCCACCGTCGGCCGGCAGTCCACTGGCTAAAGGCGGTCCAacgccgccaccaccacctccACCATATGTGCGAGGTGGCCCGCCGATGGCTAGGTTTGCCGAAAATCCTATGGGACCTAGGCATCAGATGCCGCCATTTACCAATGCCTCACCCGTAAATCACAGCATGCAGCAACCTTCACCACCCCCTAATCGACCGCCCGGTAATTTCTCACCGTATCAtccgcctcctcctcctaaTTATCACTACGGTGCCTACCCGCCGCCTCCGCCAATGTCCACGGCGGACGACGCAGCTGCCTATCAGAGTTCGCCGTATCCCTCGGAGCATTTCTCCTCGCCGGCAGACAACCAACCACCGATTCAAGGACCGCCACCGCCTCAGGGGCCGCCGCCACAGCAATCGCATCCGAATGACGAAGACCATGGCACCGGCGAATTTGGCGGGCTGGTATCTTACTTCAGTAGCCAGAGAGAGGACGATCTCGAGTCGTAGCATGAGTGAGAGCTTGGCCAACCCTGAATCACATTAGGTAGGGGGAGCGTGCCCAGGTAAGATCGCAACTTTTGCTACAGAGGGAAAAGCGGTAACGCAGATGCGAATAGAGCATGAACTTTTCAGATGATCTTTTCGAGAACATTAGTGCGTGTGTCATGTGAAATATAAAGCTATAGAGTCTTCCTCTTCGACCTCTAAAGCAAACAGTTGTCCTGTAGTCCTTGCACTTCTTATGCCGCCAAAGGCAAATCTAAGGTTGGCCAAGTGTAGAGCGAGCGGAATGATGAAACATAGTGACAGGGCGGAGCCTATTTTCTAAGAGTTGTAAGTTTTTCTGTAATTAGTTTTCGGTTTAAATGGATTTGTATACAATGACGTGCGACCGCAAAAACTCTAATTCTAGTGAGGACATAGCGGTCGTTTCGTCTGGAAGATAACGAGGCGAGAGAGATCTGACCAGAACCATTTTTCACTATTATTCGTTATTATAATCCGCCAATCATGAAAATCAAGCGAAGTTATTTCCGGAAAGTTTTAAGGCGAGAATGGGATACTCATTCTCCGTGAAGTAGGGTGTCCTGTGGAATAAAGAAACGAGAAATTCATCTTTAATAATGACcgaaaaggaataaaaattatcgagtGGTTTTGAACGACACATCGTTATTAACATGTACATATTGTAAATATCCCGTAAGTCCTTTAGATTATATActacatgtattatatatatacacacaaccACGTGCAGTCATGCaaaatactacaaaaataaataagtgcGGAAAGGGcacaaatgtaatatttaaatttaactcaaAAGAATGacatttgaatataataaattaacaaatggtGTGAAAactattactataattatttataaagaaaaagattaagaATTTATGATAGGCagtatattgtattttacaaattttacttGATAATTCTATGAGAAACCattaaatatagttatattgGAGAACAGGAGGCTGCTTTAAGTGTATCctatgtgaaaaataaacaGAATGGATTTTAACAAAACCAGCAGTTAGCGTAATTGGCGATGCATgaggaaatttttgttacaccatagcatgcaattatttacataatcctatatttatatgattttgatttattcaaacttgtgcaaatttttttatagtaggTACATCGTGCGttttgtaaacaaaaaaatataaatacataaaaattatttattattacatatgaattatttgataattatataagataatcataattctttaaataattttgatttaaaattagcCTATATTACCCGTGCGTATGATGCGTATGATGATTTGTAGGACAAAGCTGTCTCATTCGAACACTACCTAAagtttctttcttaattatctaTCAAGTACCTACACATTGAGTGTCATTGTATATAGTCTACCTGAATCTGAATTTCGTccaacgtaaaaattatattcaccGGAGTGAACGGGACGTGGATAGAACAATCGGCCGGTATAAATGTCCGAagagtattttaaaaagatttatcaaAAATCTCTTTCTGGATTGATTTGACTAACGTTAGCCTTTTGATTTTAATGTCAATCAACTCATTTTTTTCCTAATATAACAAAAGAAGATACATAACTAGCTGAAATTCATTTGATTCCGTGAAATATTCTTTCGCCCTTTATATCACGCGAGTAATCATATTAGCGCCAagtgtcagatatgaatatcgGTCAATCAACCCTCCAGGAGTGTAGGAAGGAAATCGTAATAGGGATGTGTTCTCAGGACAGACGCAATTACACTGGTGGCTGGTGATCACGATAATGGCTTCGCGTTTCGCGAGGTGTAAGTTTGAGTTTTTCGATATTTATGGATGATCATGACAGCCTCCTGCTCTTTGAAGTTAAAGGCCGCTAGTGGCCGCATGCgacgagagaagaagagagatcATGTATCTGTTTAGTTATCACACGTACATGCATACCTAATATAAATAGAAGCTATATGGATAAACAAGAAAAGGATATTACATTATCTTAGGATTAGCTTGCTTGGGAGAGTTTCCTTTACTACGTTGAACGTTTTGCAACCGAATCGAACGgttatacacatattatatatacacgtatgaAACACCCACAAGACATGTACACAGACTCTACATGCCGTATAATGTAATAGAGGGGTTTACTAccactaattttattatttttacacctaTTACGATGTATATCGATTGTGCGCAGTTTCGATGTACAATGGACTTATCGTCTTCTTCTTTAGGCACAGCATGTCTTTGGGGCCGCCGGTTCTTAGGCTGCGCCTCGAGGAGCTCTATTATGAAAGCGACcgctttcttcctttctttctttaacgTGCAATCGGCAGGAGCGATTTACCTGCGATCTTATACGTTGAGGGGGGATAGTCGTAGGAATGTATTTGATTCACATCGGGAAGTTGTACATTCAGCGAGATCCTTCTCTCGACGACAAGCCGCTGCAATATGTGAATCAATTATTAGGATGATCATTTAAAGACATTTGAATGATTTAGCGCATTAGCGCTCTGTATTTTTAACTTGAGAAAATTAATCTGAGAGTTGAGAAagatgtattaaatttcttaattccaAAGAAATCCATCGATATCGTTAATGCGCTAAATCGTTCTTTGTGTTCTAAAGCGATATTGTTCATTGACTGAAAACTTGGTAAAGATCGTTGATACAGAATATCTTTCTGAGTATGGATATATACTGAAACGCGTGCATTTAAATCAGAGATATCATACACATTTtctaaatctatattttttgtgcGCAGCGTTGTATGCATTTAGCGAGATATttctctaatatttatatataaataaatatttcaaacataTTACTATACGAAACGGTTGCTAGCTATCGTATAATTGAGCGATATGAAATGCGACAGAAGcacggatttttttttttttgtaaaatttgcaTACAAATTTTGGAAGCGTCGACGCGTGGTTTACTTCTCTTTGCCCATATAGGTCTTTCCTCGAGGCGTAAATTAGCGAAGTGGCTCGTTAAGACAATAGTAAACATGGTGCAGTTTAGCTTTTTCTTTTGATAAGGGTCTAGACCAAACGcaattatattacatgttgTAGcctaaataaaagaattttgtaataaaattcaatatattgaaataatattgtcGAATCTCTACTTTTCTTTTACCTTGCTCTCCATTCCTTCCTTCGGTAGCtccttaatatttttgtaaaatatagagaataaaatgaaatcaatttttaacaaaaggacatttttcatatacctgtaatattaattaaggaattaaattttaacaaaatttattgttttacgaGCACAAAGTCCAAAAttcaagatttaaaatttaagcacaaaattttgatatcttttataccaaattatttttgaaatttaattttgtttattaaaatatacaatatcttttcgtacaatacatatttttaataaatgtaagtgTTTGacgtctttttatttttttcctttaatcaGACATTATGATCCTGTACGAATAATATTGATGATTTGtaatacaaataatgtttGATTAATAGACTTACGTACGTACAGTGTTCTTTTagtacgaaaataattttttaagatagcATAAATCGCTATAAGCGTGAGGCAATCAgaattttccaatttattaattcaaagtTTTTGTTTAACTAATCATAATACAGTATTTAAATactaaacaaattaatattaggaCATATGTACATTAAATTCGCATTGCGTGCATGCGCACGCAACTGTATTAGACTTtgattatttgatatattgataGGATTCCTGAAGCAAATGTTTGTTCTTTGCAGCAggacatttttgtatttttatctctttccttctttcctaTTCTCTAATATATGTAGGATatctatttcattttaaatgcAGACGTTATTAAGTGCGTGTGCGTCTAGGGATCTCAAAATGTTTCATATAAGTAAACCTCGTTTAATATTCTCTGAGATGGCGTTCATGCACGAGTTTTTCGAGAATAAGCTTGCGACAAGAATACTAGAATCCCTAACCAATCACAATGCAAAGAgatcatacatacatacatctaTACACgcacgtgtgcgcgcgcgcgcgcacgcacacacacacacacacattgatATACGATATGCACTAATCCagatatgcatatatacacatatacacattccTTTCACACCACACGCCATTCTGAGAGCGAGTCAAGCGAGTGGCCCATAGACGTATATGTCTGTGGAATGGCCAGGTAGTCTAACCTCGTCTAACCGGCGTGAGGTTCGATAGGAGCACCACACAAATATTGACTATCATCCTTTAGTTgctgttttttataattctatccAGCTCGAAACCATGGCATCTTCCACCGATGTTGCTACAGTATGTATTACTGATtcacattttgtaaaatacaaatgcTTCATGTGATATCTAACAATGTAAACAATGTGGAGTAACATcgagatttaaatataaacattattcgTTATCAAATGTAACTTTAGGCGTACCTTGattatcaaagaaaaatttatgcttaCGATACTTTGGCATTTGTATCTTCGCCTGTTGAAAGTCCTTGAATTAAAAGTATACGCGATACACGTTGCAAAAGAAATACAGTAATGTTACTGTTAgttgtaacatatattttatacttttagaGTTTACGTCATATCTTTATAGCCGTTACGTTCATCAATTTTCCAGATCAGAGCTCAGAGATATTTAAACGAACCGTTGGTGGAGCGATGCAGAGATCTGTCCGTATTGATAGACGAATCGAGCACCACTGAGCTGCAGCTAGTCTTTCCCCTGCTGATAGACTCCTTATTCGGAATAGTAGACAATATCGGGTGGGGCTTGCACAATATTACCCTCAAGAAAAATCCACACGAATATGAGATGCTGTGTCACTTTCTTAGTCCTCAAGGACCAATGTTTTCTTTATGTTATAAACTACTTCCAGACTGTTATCTCAAGTATAACTTTCCAGTGTCCTATCTACCGGTGCGTATAAGAATTAACTTTATGCACATCAatgtattgttttatattttctatcttcCAACTATCGGTAATGATATATATCGTAATGTTTTTCATTCCAGTCGAAAATACGTTCCATGTTGGAGGAAGCTATGATATCACCATTTTATCTCGATAAAATAAGAGATGATCAAGGGACACGTGTTCCTTCAGCTTTATCTATGAGTATCctttactaaatattacataactactatattatttatcatatgaTTTATTAACACTGAATATTTCTTAACACAAACACATATCCCTTTGAGTACTACATATTTCATTTTGCGTATCATTTAACCAATCCCTGGTTACGACTTCAACAGCAAGAAAATGTGTGGATGAATTGGGAAACAGTTTACGTTCAGTTAGCGCATTGTTATCTGTATCATTTTCTTCCGAGAGATAATTCCGCGGTTCTACCAGTGATTGGACCATATGTGAAGAAAACGCCGCCAAGAAAATTGACTCAGTCCCCAGAATTCCGAAGGTACGGAGACATTTGGTGTGTTATAATGAGACGTAGGACGCGTAAATTTAAGTGGCAAGTGCGCTCTATTCatacatttcaaatattttaaacagagATTGTCAGAAATTACAAACTCTGAGACTTCTGCGAGCATCTATATTAACATCGGGATCGATGAGTCCTGGATCAGGCGCGCCGCAGCAGCAACAGTGTTTACCGCAAGTCTGGCGAAGCGAGACTGTAGTACAAGTCTTTCTCGATTTTTGGTTGGAGTATACAGAGGACGCGCAATTAAGTACATCCTATCTGTCTTCGATACCGCGACGAGTAAGTTTTCTGTGTGCAATCAAAGAGGCGATGTGTGTTATATGGAAAGATGTGAATAATTTTGTGGGGCAGGAATAACTTTCACATCGTTTCAAACGTATTTGATTGTAACTTCTAATTTCAGCACAGTATACATTCCGGAGAACACATACGCCTTGTGAGAGCGTTCATAAAGACTCTGCACGAGTTTACGAATAGCGCTACGGGCGACAAGAGCGCAATGGACGAATTGAAGAGGTATTGAGatgatattttacaaattttataactctGTCGCCATTGctctaaacattttttttttgttttatttgttagaATAATTCTTCCTTCGGttcaaggaaaaatatatacgtttttgAGGAAGGCAATATATCATTGGCCTCTAGACAGCTCGTTTAGATTGATACTGGAGGCTTGGCTGAGCTTTATTCAACCATGGAGATATGTACCGGGAGTATCATATACTAAGGAAGGGTATGCGTATGTATTGTGTTATCGTTAATGCCAAAATATTGTCATTGTCTTGGCTAATATTTTCcgtattttcaacattttcagtaaagcagaagaagaagaaagaggcaAGATTCATGATCCTGGTAGATGGATTTCTTTCGTTGCTAATAATCTGTTGGCGTATACGGTTGTGTTCCAGCAGTTGCTTCCGCGATTTATGAGAACTGACCTAGTAGCACCTAAGAAtgcattaatgttatttagaGTTACAAAAGTACGTGCATTTTCCTCGGCTGAATATACTGTTTTATATTCAAAGATGTACttgtgtgtatattttatacttatatttatataggtatTTTCACAACCATACTTGGCAAAAATGATATGTGAAGTGGAGAGTTGTATGGATGACGCAGGCTTAAGTAAAGGTCGAATAACTACAAATCAGTGGACATCGATCGTTAGGCAACAGATTGTTGAACTGGAAGGTCCGACCTATCAATACGTCCCTTTGTTTTCGACAGCTATCAACCTGcaggtatttttttattctgtagATTTTTAAGTGTCTATCAATTGCTAGCTTTATTAACGAACGATTACCTTGCATTCCAGGTCGTATGGTTTCTGAGCAATATTAAACAAGCTCATTTAACGGCGACTAGCCTGGTTGAGGCTCTGGAAAACAGAAGAAGGGGAAAGTGCTTTCTACTTTCTCTCTGGGAATTCTTTAGCTGCGAGGAATACTCCTCGGATGACATCAGCATAGAGGAACGACGACGCGTTCCGGTGCTTTTGGCTACCGCTCAACAGCAGTTGATAGATATATTTCAAGTGATTGAATTTCTTTTACATCGATAACGAATCGCGTATCTATCGTCACTTATTTTGAGTAACACGCACAATCGTGATTGTTGCAGATACAGCTCGAAGACATTCCGCAAGTTGCTATAGTGGCGGATCAAGAATATCACGATAGCATTCTGTCGACTTCTTTCTGTCATCAGTCGCAAGTGCGAATTATTGAAATaggtttatattaaaattcttcgaCCGATTTAAAAGACGCGATTTTTAGATGGAGTCCAGCTTCGACTCGAGCAGACCGGGTACTTTCGTGCCGTTGCAAGAGGGTAGACAGACGTGTCGATATATCGAATACATGGGCGATCCAGAGCTACAGCCGGTACGAACGAACGAGTGCGCTTTTCTCGTTCGACACCTTTACAAGCTATGCTGTTACATCAATCTCAAGGTATTGTGTATAATCATG
Coding sequences:
- the LOC139809677 gene encoding sphingomyelin phosphodiesterase 4 is translated as MASSTDVATIRAQRYLNEPLVERCRDLSVLIDESSTTELQLVFPLLIDSLFGIVDNIGWGLHNITLKKNPHEYEMLCHFLSPQGPMFSLCYKLLPDCYLKYNFPVSYLPSKIRSMLEEAMISPFYLDKIRDDQGTRVPSALSMNPFEYYIFHFAYHLTNPWLRLQQQENVWMNWETVYVQLAHCYLYHFLPRDNSAVLPVIGPYVKKTPPRKLTQSPEFRRDCQKLQTLRLLRASILTSGSMSPGSGAPQQQQCLPQVWRSETVVQVFLDFWLEYTEDAQLSTSYLSSIPRRHSIHSGEHIRLVRAFIKTLHEFTNSATGDKSAMDELKRIILPSVQGKIYTFLRKAIYHWPLDSSFRLILEAWLSFIQPWRYVPGVSYTKEGKAEEEERGKIHDPGRWISFVANNLLAYTVVFQQLLPRFMRTDLVAPKNALMLFRVTKVFSQPYLAKMICEVESCMDDAGLSKGRITTNQWTSIVRQQIVELEGPTYQYVPLFSTAINLQVVWFLSNIKQAHLTATSLVEALENRRRGKCFLLSLWEFFSCEEYSSDDISIEERRRVPVLLATAQQQLIDIFQIQLEDIPQVAIVADQEYHDSILSTSFCHQSQMESSFDSSRPGTFVPLQEGRQTCRYIEYMGDPELQPVRTNECAFLVRHLYKLCCYINLKYRHEIIALYSRRSFLGSICRQLIAPPTTIVKLPKRTSNGFTSGSEERLPPRLSLRSLANYTFLMSISFGILIAWLTNYGPFMFLGFIFFMWIMYIVIRATLQHYFPSGASIFRPSASTSSISR